From a single Asticcacaulis sp. MM231 genomic region:
- the metE gene encoding 5-methyltetrahydropteroyltriglutamate--homocysteine S-methyltransferase produces MSTLHVANLGYPRIGLRRELKFALESYWSGKTDQASLLEAARTLRAQNWLRQKELGVDILPSNEFSLYDHLLDTAFMVGAIPEAYKGASDLDTYFRMARGAGEVSACGHNHNGSVPALEMTKWFNTNYHVLVSELKPSQTFELAYNKPLSDYNEAKALGHQTRPVLVGPVTFLKQAKAAIGGFNTLSLLPRLLPVYAEVLRSLRDAGAEWVQIDEPVLANAPNGQVALALTEAYAHLAREVPGLKLMLTSYFDAYDANIDLAFSLPVAGVHVDLTVRPALLERLPELADGKTVSLGVIDGRNIWKADLNALVARLAPVISQLNDVILAPSCSLLHVPIDLEQEDKLDADLKSWLAFAAQKLHELSVLKAALSGLDVSAELAVNAQALAARKVSTRIHNAGVADRIARLTLPMSERQSPFAERILKQRKRLNLPLYPTTTIGSFPQTAEVRSARLQHSKGQLSDADYDAFLKAETAKAIAWQEEIGLDALVHGEFERNDMVQYFAEQLDGYAFTQSGWVQSYGSRYVRPPVIFGDVSRPKPMTVDWAVYAQSLTTRVMKGMLTGPVTMLQWAFVRDDLPRSAVCRQIALAIRDEVLDLEAAGIRIIQIDEAAFREGLPIDPAKWDAYLDWAVECFKLSSAGVADETQIHSHMCYSDFNDIIRAIAAMDADVISIETSRSNMELLEAFIDFKYPNEIGPGVYDIHSPRVPEKAEMERLLEKAGQRLKAEQIWVNPDCGLKTRGWAETRPALERMVAAAKALRATHPVWV; encoded by the coding sequence ATGTCTACTCTACACGTTGCCAATCTCGGTTACCCCCGGATCGGCCTGCGGCGCGAACTGAAGTTCGCGCTCGAATCCTACTGGTCCGGCAAGACGGATCAAGCGTCCCTGCTGGAAGCGGCCAGGACCTTGCGCGCGCAAAACTGGCTGCGCCAGAAAGAACTGGGGGTCGATATCCTGCCCTCGAACGAGTTCTCACTCTATGACCACTTGCTCGATACCGCCTTTATGGTCGGGGCTATACCTGAAGCCTATAAGGGCGCCAGCGATCTCGACACCTATTTCCGTATGGCGCGCGGCGCCGGCGAGGTGTCGGCCTGCGGTCATAACCACAATGGCAGCGTCCCGGCGCTGGAAATGACCAAGTGGTTCAACACCAATTATCACGTTCTGGTCAGCGAACTAAAGCCGAGCCAGACCTTCGAACTGGCGTATAACAAGCCGCTCAGCGACTATAACGAGGCCAAGGCCCTGGGGCACCAGACCCGGCCGGTGCTGGTCGGGCCGGTGACCTTCCTCAAGCAGGCCAAGGCCGCGATCGGCGGTTTCAATACGCTTAGCCTGCTGCCGCGTCTCTTGCCGGTCTACGCCGAGGTGCTGCGAAGCTTGCGAGACGCCGGCGCCGAATGGGTGCAGATCGATGAGCCGGTGCTGGCCAATGCGCCGAACGGACAGGTGGCCCTGGCCCTGACCGAGGCCTATGCCCATCTGGCGCGTGAAGTGCCGGGCCTGAAGCTCATGCTGACCTCCTATTTTGATGCGTATGACGCCAATATCGACCTGGCCTTCTCCCTGCCGGTCGCGGGTGTCCACGTCGACCTGACCGTGCGGCCCGCCCTGCTGGAACGCCTGCCGGAACTGGCGGATGGCAAGACGGTATCGCTTGGCGTCATCGATGGCCGCAACATCTGGAAGGCCGATCTCAACGCGCTCGTGGCCCGTCTGGCGCCGGTCATCAGCCAATTGAACGACGTCATCTTGGCGCCGTCCTGTTCGTTGCTGCATGTGCCGATTGATCTGGAACAAGAGGACAAGCTGGATGCCGATCTGAAATCCTGGCTGGCCTTCGCGGCGCAAAAGCTGCACGAGCTTTCCGTGCTGAAGGCGGCGCTGTCCGGCCTGGATGTGAGTGCTGAACTGGCGGTCAATGCGCAGGCCCTTGCGGCGCGCAAGGTCTCGACGCGTATCCATAATGCGGGCGTGGCCGACCGCATCGCTCGCCTGACGCTGCCGATGAGCGAGCGCCAGAGCCCGTTTGCCGAGCGCATCCTCAAGCAGCGCAAGCGCCTGAATCTGCCGCTCTATCCGACCACGACCATCGGCTCTTTTCCGCAAACGGCCGAGGTGCGCAGCGCACGCCTGCAACACAGCAAAGGCCAGCTCAGTGATGCCGACTATGACGCCTTCCTCAAGGCGGAGACGGCCAAAGCGATCGCCTGGCAGGAAGAGATTGGCCTTGATGCGCTGGTGCATGGTGAATTCGAGCGTAATGATATGGTGCAGTATTTCGCTGAGCAGCTTGACGGCTATGCTTTCACGCAGTCCGGCTGGGTGCAGTCCTATGGCTCCCGCTATGTCCGTCCGCCGGTGATCTTCGGTGACGTGTCGCGTCCCAAACCGATGACGGTCGATTGGGCCGTCTATGCGCAATCCCTGACCACCAGGGTGATGAAGGGCATGCTGACCGGTCCGGTGACCATGTTGCAATGGGCCTTCGTGCGCGATGACCTGCCGCGCAGCGCCGTCTGCCGCCAGATCGCGCTGGCGATCCGTGACGAGGTGCTCGATCTCGAAGCCGCCGGCATCCGCATCATCCAGATCGACGAGGCGGCGTTCCGCGAAGGCCTGCCGATCGATCCGGCCAAATGGGACGCCTATCTCGACTGGGCGGTGGAATGCTTCAAGTTGTCCTCGGCCGGCGTGGCCGACGAAACCCAGATCCACAGCCATATGTGCTATTCGGATTTCAACGATATCATCCGGGCCATCGCGGCCATGGATGCCGATGTGATCTCCATCGAGACCTCACGCTCGAACATGGAACTGCTGGAAGCCTTTATCGACTTCAAGTATCCCAACGAGATCGGGCCAGGTGTCTATGACATCCATAGCCCGCGCGTGCCGGAAAAGGCGGAGATGGAGCGTCTGCTGGAAAAGGCCGGTCAGCGTCTCAAGGCCGAGCAGATCTGGGTCAATCCGGACTGTGGCCTCAAAACGCGCGGCTGGGCCGAAACCAGACCGGCGCTGGAGCGCATGGTCGCCGCGGCCAAGGCCCTGCGCGCCACGCATCCGGTCTGGGTGTAA
- a CDS encoding IS1182 family transposase has product MANFKNSDRSQAFLLPPDLRDWLPEDDLAHFVIAAAERVDLSLFKINDRGSGKAQYHPQMMLALLIYGYANGIFSSRRLERATYRDIGVRFVAANTHPDHDTIAAFRRDNQTAFERAFLQVLLMAKETGLLKVGTVSIDGTKIDAHASKIRSVRYDRAQVLREKLKADIAELTAKAEAADASDTPDPQALPAEIVRREALKSKLDAACERLEAQAKEEAERVAYEAKKAKYDAKRGRRGNPPVPPDDDAPPPPERQTNLTDPDSGLMRKSKHHEYRQAYNAQAVVCAEGTQLILSTEVSVTPSDQPTFVDTIQAMQTGIGLPTTVLADAGFASGPAVAAIEEMQIEALVAIAKTQPQRPYDFRPPPQTPKPERQILEPWRLKMKAKLETEDAKAKYKLRKQTLEPVFGIIKSVLKFRQFSLRGLQKVKSEWKLIALAYNCKRMAALKPD; this is encoded by the coding sequence ATGGCAAATTTCAAGAATAGTGACCGTAGCCAAGCTTTTTTGCTTCCTCCCGATCTTCGGGATTGGTTGCCGGAAGACGATTTGGCGCATTTCGTGATCGCTGCCGCGGAGCGCGTCGACTTGTCGCTTTTCAAGATCAACGACCGCGGTTCGGGCAAAGCGCAATACCATCCCCAGATGATGTTGGCGCTGTTGATCTATGGCTACGCCAATGGGATTTTTTCGTCTCGACGCCTTGAGCGAGCGACTTATCGGGACATCGGCGTTCGCTTTGTTGCGGCGAACACCCATCCGGATCACGATACGATCGCGGCGTTTCGGCGAGACAACCAGACAGCTTTCGAGCGGGCGTTTTTGCAGGTTTTGCTTATGGCGAAGGAGACGGGTCTGCTCAAGGTGGGCACCGTTTCGATCGATGGCACCAAGATCGACGCCCATGCCTCCAAAATCCGCTCTGTCCGGTACGATCGCGCCCAGGTCTTGCGTGAAAAGCTTAAGGCCGACATTGCCGAACTGACGGCGAAGGCTGAAGCCGCCGACGCCTCCGATACGCCAGATCCGCAAGCCCTGCCTGCCGAAATTGTCCGTCGCGAGGCGCTGAAGTCCAAGCTCGATGCCGCTTGCGAGAGGCTTGAGGCCCAAGCCAAAGAAGAGGCGGAGCGTGTGGCTTATGAAGCCAAGAAGGCCAAGTATGATGCCAAGCGCGGCCGGCGTGGCAATCCGCCTGTTCCCCCCGACGACGATGCGCCACCGCCTCCCGAACGGCAGACAAATCTGACGGATCCGGATTCGGGCCTCATGCGCAAATCCAAACATCACGAATACCGTCAGGCCTATAATGCCCAGGCCGTTGTCTGCGCCGAAGGCACCCAGTTGATCCTCTCAACCGAAGTCTCGGTAACACCCTCAGACCAACCGACCTTCGTAGATACGATCCAGGCCATGCAGACCGGTATCGGCCTGCCAACAACCGTACTTGCCGACGCCGGCTTCGCCAGCGGTCCCGCCGTCGCCGCTATCGAGGAGATGCAGATCGAGGCTTTGGTTGCGATTGCCAAGACCCAGCCTCAAAGACCTTACGACTTCCGCCCGCCGCCACAGACTCCAAAGCCAGAGCGTCAAATCCTTGAACCGTGGAGGCTGAAAATGAAAGCAAAGCTGGAAACCGAAGACGCCAAAGCCAAATACAAGCTCAGAAAGCAGACCCTAGAACCTGTCTTTGGAATCATCAAATCGGTCTTGAAGTTCAGGCAGTTCTCCCTGCGAGGACTGCAAAAGGTCAAAAGCGAGTGGAAGCTTATCGCCCTGGCATACAACTGCAAGCGAATGGCTGCGCTCAAACCAGACTGA
- a CDS encoding acyltransferase, with amino-acid sequence MSEKPATEPIFGLDFIRFFAASAVFFYHMGFKFFVFPIHTPQGHDLLTVMPGWASQGGWGWGWIGVQIFFVISGLVIAYSAEGNTPYAFFRSRVARLFPAMFICATLMAVIALVLNYFPPAQLAFLWLKSVTFFPIGPWITEQIWTLPVEIAFYGLIWLMILTRNLKHLELLAYVLAGLSLIYWLIFTFSGAEDPFIRLTQLTLLQPGCYFALGMLIFIVDRSGLTLPRLALGFVCAVTAVLQIYATARIEREGMALPDVTVLAYIIWIAAMAIIIASLRWKSAIAAALKPYALVIRTLGMITYPVYLIHMHTGIPVYIFLLKAGFPAFAGLVVTYVMTLAVALVITLWLEPPLHRLVNSWLKIAGDLLPAKAA; translated from the coding sequence ATGTCCGAAAAGCCCGCCACAGAGCCCATATTCGGTCTGGATTTCATCCGCTTTTTTGCGGCGTCGGCCGTCTTTTTCTATCATATGGGTTTCAAGTTCTTCGTTTTCCCGATCCATACGCCACAAGGGCACGATCTGCTGACGGTTATGCCTGGCTGGGCATCGCAGGGCGGATGGGGATGGGGCTGGATCGGGGTCCAGATCTTCTTCGTGATCTCGGGTTTGGTGATTGCCTATTCCGCCGAAGGGAACACGCCTTACGCTTTCTTCCGCAGCCGCGTGGCGCGTCTTTTCCCGGCTATGTTTATCTGCGCCACCCTGATGGCGGTGATCGCTCTCGTCCTGAACTACTTCCCGCCCGCGCAGCTTGCCTTCCTGTGGCTGAAAAGCGTGACCTTCTTCCCGATCGGTCCATGGATCACCGAGCAGATATGGACACTTCCCGTCGAAATCGCCTTCTATGGCCTGATCTGGCTCATGATCCTGACGCGGAACCTGAAACATCTGGAGCTTTTGGCCTATGTTCTGGCCGGTTTAAGCCTGATCTACTGGCTGATTTTCACCTTCTCAGGCGCGGAAGATCCCTTTATCCGCCTGACGCAACTCACGCTTCTGCAACCCGGCTGCTATTTCGCCCTCGGCATGTTGATTTTTATCGTCGATCGCTCCGGCCTGACGCTTCCGCGTCTGGCGCTCGGCTTCGTATGTGCCGTCACCGCCGTTTTACAAATCTACGCGACAGCGCGTATCGAACGCGAAGGCATGGCCCTGCCCGATGTCACGGTGCTCGCCTACATCATCTGGATAGCAGCCATGGCCATCATCATCGCGTCCCTGCGCTGGAAGAGCGCCATCGCGGCCGCTCTCAAACCCTACGCGCTAGTGATCCGCACGCTCGGCATGATCACCTATCCGGTCTACCTCATCCATATGCACACTGGCATCCCGGTCTATATTTTCTTGCTGAAAGCCGGCTTTCCGGCATTTGCAGGACTTGTCGTGACCTATGTCATGACTCTGGCCGTGGCCCTCGTCATTACCTTATGGCTGGAACCACCGCTGCACCGGCTGGTCAATAGCTGGTTGAAAATAGCCGGCGATTTGCTGCCCGCAAAAGCCGCTTAG
- the thiE gene encoding thiamine phosphate synthase, protein MTKTRLYLITPPAIPDVDAFARELEAALKAGSVAALQIRLKDISDYDLINITKVIAPIAQNLGVAVLMNDRVQLVKSLKLDGAHIGQSDMPLKEARALLGKEAMIGVTCHNSRDLAMDAAEAGADYVAFGAFYPTTTKEVEHMADLETLNIWQETIEIPCVAIGGITAENARDVAEAGADFIAVSGAVWNHPEGAAAGVKALLAAIAG, encoded by the coding sequence ATGACCAAGACCCGCCTCTATCTCATAACCCCGCCCGCCATTCCCGACGTCGACGCCTTCGCCCGCGAACTCGAAGCCGCGCTTAAGGCCGGCAGCGTCGCCGCCCTGCAGATCCGTCTGAAAGACATCAGCGATTACGATCTTATCAACATCACCAAGGTGATCGCGCCGATCGCGCAAAACCTCGGCGTCGCCGTGCTGATGAATGACCGCGTGCAACTGGTGAAATCGCTCAAGCTCGATGGCGCCCATATCGGCCAGTCGGACATGCCGCTGAAGGAAGCCCGCGCCCTGCTCGGCAAGGAGGCCATGATCGGCGTCACCTGCCATAACAGCCGCGACCTGGCCATGGACGCCGCCGAGGCTGGCGCGGATTACGTCGCCTTTGGCGCCTTCTACCCGACCACGACGAAAGAGGTCGAGCACATGGCGGATCTGGAAACGCTCAATATCTGGCAGGAAACGATCGAGATTCCGTGCGTCGCCATCGGCGGCATCACAGCGGAAAACGCCCGCGACGTCGCCGAGGCCGGTGCTGACTTCATCGCCGTGTCCGGTGCGGTGTGGAACCATCCCGAAGGTGCCGCCGCCGGCGTGAAAGCCCTTCTGGCGGCCATCGCGGGCTAA
- the efp gene encoding elongation factor P: MKINVNQIKPGMVLEYQKGLWSVVKSHHVKPGKGGAFAQVELKNLITGTKLNERLRSEETVERVTLEQKDHLYLYTEGDMLVFMDQENYEQISLHEDWVGEDQIQYLHDGMVVTLEFHDERPISITLPDTVVLEVVETEPTIKGQTASSSYKPAKASNGMRVMIPPFMGVGERIVVSTIDGEYMKRAD; the protein is encoded by the coding sequence ATGAAAATCAACGTTAACCAGATCAAGCCCGGCATGGTGCTCGAATATCAGAAGGGCCTCTGGTCCGTCGTTAAATCGCACCACGTAAAGCCCGGCAAGGGCGGCGCCTTCGCCCAGGTCGAACTGAAGAACCTGATCACCGGTACCAAGCTCAACGAACGCCTGCGCTCCGAAGAAACCGTCGAGCGCGTCACCCTTGAGCAAAAAGACCACCTCTATCTCTACACCGAAGGCGACATGCTGGTGTTCATGGATCAGGAAAACTACGAGCAGATCTCCCTGCACGAAGACTGGGTCGGCGAAGACCAGATCCAGTACCTGCACGACGGCATGGTCGTCACTCTGGAATTCCACGACGAACGCCCGATCTCGATCACCCTGCCCGACACCGTCGTGCTCGAAGTGGTCGAAACCGAGCCCACCATCAAGGGCCAGACTGCCTCGTCGTCCTACAAGCCCGCTAAGGCCTCTAATGGCATGCGCGTCATGATCCCGCCGTTCATGGGCGTGGGTGAACGCATCGTCGTTTCGACCATCGACGGCGAGTACATGAAGCGCGCCGATTAA
- a CDS encoding helix-turn-helix transcriptional regulator: protein MNDDDLSRILKAVGDTTRRHILTLLVQEGAMRVTALAAHFDMSLNAVSKHIKVLEEAGLVARKTLGREHFIAAELGRLSLTESWFGKLKSIWELRLAALDNLLVSKDEQNAE, encoded by the coding sequence ATGAACGACGATGATCTGTCACGCATTCTGAAAGCTGTTGGCGACACCACGCGACGGCATATCCTCACGCTTCTGGTTCAGGAGGGGGCGATGAGAGTGACGGCGCTCGCCGCGCATTTCGACATGTCCCTCAATGCCGTTTCCAAGCACATCAAGGTGCTGGAAGAGGCGGGGCTTGTCGCCCGAAAGACCCTGGGTCGTGAGCACTTCATCGCGGCCGAACTCGGACGGTTAAGCCTGACCGAAAGCTGGTTCGGGAAACTGAAATCTATCTGGGAACTGCGCCTTGCGGCGCTGGACAATCTACTTGTTTCAAAGGATGAGCAAAATGCTGAATGA
- a CDS encoding SMP-30/gluconolactonase/LRE family protein produces the protein MKITRRLALMSAAAAFALPSVANANRVVAPSPRSGPGAILGEGPLWSPRDNTLYWVDIRGKKLHALRLADNSAQSWDMPDLIDWIVLRQSGGFLVGILRTVHTLTLEPFKLTPLFEIEADKTDNRLNDAKVDAKGRLWTGTMHMPFNQKTAALYRIDADLNVHQTDAPYLCTNGPAFSRDGTRMYHNETSEGLVYVFDMAADGSLSGKQVFTKFAEGVGSPDGLTVDADDGIWVAHYNGSRISRYTPDGKLDFDIRIPAKQVTSVTFAGAGLDRLFVTTAAQPPVDADDPQAGTLFEVPTLLLRGHRGLPTNAFAG, from the coding sequence ATGAAGATCACTCGCCGTTTAGCGCTGATGAGCGCGGCCGCCGCCTTCGCCTTGCCGTCCGTGGCAAACGCTAACAGGGTCGTTGCGCCTTCGCCGCGCTCCGGTCCAGGCGCCATTCTTGGCGAGGGACCGCTGTGGTCACCGCGCGATAACACGCTCTATTGGGTCGACATTCGCGGTAAAAAACTGCACGCCCTGCGCCTGGCCGATAACAGCGCACAGAGCTGGGATATGCCCGACCTCATCGACTGGATTGTGCTGCGCCAATCGGGTGGCTTCCTCGTCGGCATCCTGCGCACGGTGCATACGCTGACGCTTGAGCCGTTCAAACTGACTCCGCTGTTCGAGATTGAGGCCGACAAGACCGACAACCGGCTTAATGACGCCAAGGTGGATGCCAAAGGCCGGCTGTGGACCGGCACCATGCATATGCCGTTCAACCAAAAGACCGCCGCGCTCTATCGCATCGACGCCGACCTGAATGTGCACCAGACGGATGCTCCCTATCTTTGCACCAACGGCCCTGCCTTCTCGCGCGACGGCACGCGCATGTATCACAACGAAACCAGCGAAGGCCTCGTCTATGTCTTTGATATGGCGGCCGATGGATCTTTATCGGGCAAGCAAGTCTTCACCAAGTTTGCGGAAGGCGTCGGCTCGCCGGACGGCCTCACGGTCGATGCTGACGATGGCATCTGGGTGGCGCACTATAACGGAAGCCGGATCAGCCGTTATACGCCCGATGGCAAGCTTGATTTCGATATCCGGATTCCGGCGAAACAGGTTACCAGCGTGACGTTTGCCGGCGCTGGACTTGATCGCCTCTTCGTCACCACCGCCGCCCAGCCGCCGGTGGATGCCGATGATCCGCAGGCCGGCACCTTGTTTGAGGTGCCGACCCTGCTTCTGCGCGGTCACAGAGGCCTGCCGACCAACGCCTTCGCCGGTTAA
- a CDS encoding ABC transporter transmembrane domain-containing protein translates to MANSSPQTPTDAAPTDRPSSGAELVASIHQNASNRGKTRNLRPLVRLVPYLLKQKATGAAMIAFLLLSAAATPAMTFVAKQLIDQGFGSRNIVVLNGWFMVLGGVALVLALATALRYYFITRMGERVVADLREDVFAHILKLDPAYFLKIRTGEVISRLTADIQIIETLVSSSISIALRNLLTFVAGLIIMSFVSPKLTLLVFCVFPFVLVPLITFGRQVGRATRDTQDAFARAVGFASELLDALETVQAFVRESFTQKRFDEGVEQTYRTSVGRMATRATMTAMVITLVFGGIAFVLWLGAQDVLHGRMSNGTLVQFVMLAILTGGSVANLNETWGDVQKAAGAMMRIDELLLSEPGITTPAHPLTLPVPARGEIRFQDISFAYPSRPDQLVLDGFSLLVKPGETVALVGPSGAGKSTVFKLLLRYYDYSSGIIELDDVDIRKADPKAVRERLSLVAQDAALFSGSAEDNIRFGRADAADAEIRVAADKAQARAFIEALPEGFKQPLGERAKSLSGGQKQRLSIARALVRQAPILLLDEATSALDSENERLVQIALNEAMSERTTLVIAHRLATVLKADRIVVMEAGRVVDIGSHDELVSRGGLYARLAHLQFNS, encoded by the coding sequence ATGGCCAATTCATCCCCGCAGACCCCGACCGACGCCGCGCCCACCGATCGCCCGAGTTCCGGCGCTGAACTGGTCGCCAGCATCCACCAGAACGCCAGCAACCGCGGCAAGACGCGCAATCTGCGGCCGCTGGTGCGGCTGGTGCCCTATCTGCTGAAGCAGAAGGCCACTGGCGCGGCCATGATCGCCTTCCTGCTGCTGTCGGCCGCCGCCACGCCCGCCATGACCTTCGTTGCCAAGCAACTGATCGATCAGGGCTTTGGCTCGCGCAATATCGTCGTGCTCAATGGCTGGTTCATGGTGCTGGGTGGCGTGGCGCTGGTGCTGGCGCTGGCCACCGCCCTGCGCTACTACTTCATCACCCGAATGGGCGAGCGCGTGGTGGCCGATCTGCGCGAGGATGTCTTTGCGCATATCCTCAAGCTCGATCCGGCCTATTTCCTCAAAATCCGCACCGGCGAGGTGATTTCGCGCCTCACCGCCGATATCCAGATCATCGAAACCCTGGTCTCGTCGTCGATCTCGATCGCCCTGCGCAACCTGCTGACCTTTGTCGCCGGCCTGATCATCATGAGCTTCGTCAGCCCGAAACTGACCCTGCTGGTGTTCTGCGTCTTCCCGTTCGTGCTGGTGCCCCTGATCACGTTTGGCCGGCAGGTGGGGCGCGCCACGCGTGATACGCAGGATGCTTTCGCCCGCGCCGTCGGCTTTGCCAGCGAATTGCTTGATGCGCTGGAGACGGTTCAGGCCTTCGTGCGCGAATCCTTCACGCAGAAGCGCTTTGATGAGGGCGTCGAGCAGACCTACCGCACTTCGGTCGGCCGCATGGCTACCCGCGCCACCATGACCGCCATGGTGATCACGCTCGTCTTCGGCGGCATCGCCTTCGTGCTGTGGCTGGGCGCGCAGGACGTGCTGCATGGCCGCATGAGCAATGGCACGCTGGTTCAGTTCGTCATGCTGGCCATTCTGACAGGCGGTTCGGTGGCCAATCTCAATGAAACCTGGGGCGATGTGCAGAAGGCTGCCGGCGCCATGATGCGTATCGACGAACTGCTGCTCTCCGAACCCGGCATCACCACGCCGGCGCATCCGTTGACGCTCCCCGTGCCGGCGCGCGGCGAAATCCGTTTTCAGGATATCAGCTTCGCCTACCCGTCACGCCCCGATCAGCTTGTGCTCGATGGCTTCTCGCTGCTGGTCAAGCCGGGCGAGACGGTGGCGCTGGTTGGGCCTTCGGGCGCCGGGAAATCAACCGTCTTCAAGCTGCTGCTGCGCTATTATGACTATAGCTCCGGCATTATCGAGCTGGATGATGTCGATATCCGCAAGGCGGATCCGAAGGCGGTGCGCGAACGCCTTTCGCTGGTGGCGCAGGATGCCGCGCTGTTCTCCGGCTCGGCTGAGGACAATATCCGCTTTGGCCGCGCCGATGCCGCCGATGCCGAGATTCGCGTGGCGGCGGACAAGGCGCAGGCGCGCGCCTTTATCGAGGCCCTGCCGGAAGGCTTCAAGCAGCCGCTCGGCGAACGCGCCAAGTCGCTCTCCGGTGGCCAGAAGCAACGCCTTTCCATCGCCCGCGCCCTGGTGCGCCAGGCGCCGATTCTCCTGCTCGATGAAGCCACCTCCGCGCTCGATTCCGAAAATGAGCGTCTGGTGCAGATCGCGCTCAACGAGGCCATGTCCGAGCGCACCACGCTGGTGATCGCTCACCGTCTGGCCACCGTGCTCAAGGCTGACCGCATTGTGGTGATGGAGGCGGGGCGCGTGGTCGATATCGGTTCCCACGACGAACTGGTATCGCGCGGCGGCCTCTATGCCCGTCTGGCGCACCTGCAGTTTAACAGCTAG
- a CDS encoding inositol monophosphatase family protein produces the protein MVAVLQSSLIQVMVGAVRKGCKGVARDFGEVAELVVSKKGPGDFVTAADKRVEAALKEELLRVRPGYGFLGEELGEVIGSDKTHRWIVDPIDGTTNFMHGIPHFACTVALERDGEVVAGVTFNPVTNDLYWAEKGKGAFHNDRRLRVSQRKNLDECLIGTGLPFIGKPGHAQALKELHQIMQRTVGIRRNGAASLDLAYVAAGQLDGFWERGLKPWDMAAGLLFIQEAGGKFGSIDGEGSPLHSGDLICANLDLYPVLLDKLHLAK, from the coding sequence ATGGTTGCCGTACTTCAATCCTCACTCATTCAGGTTATGGTCGGCGCGGTGCGCAAGGGCTGCAAGGGCGTCGCCCGTGATTTCGGCGAAGTGGCCGAACTGGTGGTTTCCAAAAAAGGTCCGGGTGATTTCGTCACCGCCGCCGACAAGCGCGTCGAAGCCGCGCTGAAGGAAGAACTGCTGCGCGTCCGTCCCGGCTACGGCTTCCTCGGTGAAGAATTGGGCGAGGTCATCGGCTCCGACAAGACCCACCGCTGGATCGTCGACCCCATCGACGGCACCACCAACTTCATGCACGGCATCCCGCACTTCGCCTGTACCGTGGCGCTGGAGCGTGATGGCGAAGTCGTCGCCGGCGTGACCTTCAATCCGGTCACCAACGATCTTTACTGGGCCGAAAAGGGTAAGGGCGCCTTCCACAACGACCGCCGCCTGCGCGTCAGCCAGCGCAAGAACCTCGATGAATGCCTGATCGGCACCGGCCTGCCCTTCATCGGCAAGCCTGGCCACGCCCAGGCACTGAAAGAACTGCATCAGATCATGCAGCGCACCGTCGGCATCCGCCGCAACGGCGCCGCCTCGCTCGACCTCGCCTATGTCGCTGCCGGTCAACTCGACGGCTTCTGGGAACGCGGCCTGAAGCCCTGGGACATGGCGGCCGGTCTGCTCTTTATCCAGGAAGCCGGCGGCAAGTTCGGCTCGATCGACGGTGAAGGCAGCCCGCTGCATAGCGGCGATTTGATCTGCGCCAATCTCGACCTCTATCCGGTGCTGCTCGACAAACTCCACCTGGCTAAGTAG
- a CDS encoding SRPBCC domain-containing protein, translated as MLNELELTVTRTIAAPRVIVFNAWLSPVTLATFMRTAADGVEARNVTTDPVKGGRFMIVMVTPEREIPHSGTYLDITPFSRLSFTWESPHSLDDSVVTIDFDEPVPGQTEIILKQVKFRSEQARDGHIGGWTAILGYLDGSLVTA; from the coding sequence ATGCTGAATGAACTTGAACTGACTGTAACCCGTACCATCGCCGCACCACGCGTGATCGTCTTTAACGCTTGGCTTTCGCCGGTGACGCTGGCGACCTTCATGCGCACCGCCGCCGATGGCGTCGAGGCGCGTAACGTCACCACCGATCCGGTGAAGGGCGGTCGCTTTATGATCGTCATGGTGACGCCAGAGCGCGAAATTCCGCATTCCGGCACCTATCTCGACATCACGCCCTTCTCGCGTCTGTCCTTCACCTGGGAGTCGCCGCATTCGCTTGATGACAGCGTGGTGACGATCGACTTCGATGAGCCCGTTCCCGGCCAGACCGAGATTATCCTGAAACAAGTGAAGTTCCGCAGCGAGCAGGCGCGCGATGGTCATATTGGCGGCTGGACGGCAATCCTCGGTTATCTCGATGGAAGCCTTGTGACGGCTTAA